tagtgacatcaaattcggctacatcagctacatggccACCCGaatgtggtgttccacagggatcccctctctcactgaccatattcaacctaatgatgacacccttggccagacTATTATCGAATCAGAACTTGAACCcacacatatatgctgatgatgtaacgatctttatCAGGCTCCCTCCCAAGATGGCACTTCGTGAATCGTGGCAGCCACATGCTGAGGTCCTAGGTTGCACGCCAGCACAACCTcgcaaacaagatctaagggaaatctccaacgaaatcaagcatagcctacacattatgaactcctgggcagacgcatttcagctgaaacgtAACGCAGAAAAAATCCAATGTCTTGTACTTACTttgcaatacaataagaataaattcaccaccatcaacacacctaacctaaacctaccagtttcggacaccctaaaaattcttggagtcaccattgatcgacacctaacacttgagaatcatactacaaacataaccaagaagatgtttcactcaatgtggaaactaaaaataaTCAAACCGTTTTTTCCAAGGtccgtcttccgcaatctggtacaatcactagtactcagtcatctggactattgtaattcactatacgctggttgcaaagagcaaatacttaaaaaactccagacagcccagaacacagcagccagattaatattcggcaaatcaaaatatgaatgcgtgacaccactacgagaaaaactacactggctcccacttaaagaacgcataacgttcaaactttgtaccttagtccacaagatcatccatggagatgccccagcttacatgtcagacctaatagaactaccacacaggaacgcaataaaatcttctcgcacattcctcaatcttcaccctcccaattgtaaaggtctgaaatacaaattgttgcatgcatctaccttttcctatatgagtacacagctatggaacgcactaccacgcaacctgaaaacagccaatgaactggccaatttccgcaaactactaaaaacttatctctttgagaagatatatcacaaagatcaacatgtgtaactgcacAATCTTTAATATACATAAGAATGTCTTATAACAtcttttgctgtaatacaaccatgtacttaccaccatgtaacccaaaccctctataaaccaaatgtatattcttttctatttccaatattcacgatgaattgtaagccacatttagcctgcaaagaggtgagataatgtgagatacaaatgcaataaataaaatacaacttCCTTTTTACTcattttctgatctgatgaagaagggttacctttgaaagctaatcaaaaaatgtattaagttagtccaataaaaaaggtatcatcttattttcttttctatgtattattttcttttatttctattacctttTTACTCAGAAAGAGGTAGAAGTCCTATTTATATTCTCCTAACACTTGCCTTAGAAAACAGCCCTCATTATGCACACTTGGAGTATTTTTTTACTGTATAATGACAGCTGTACAGCCTACATAACAAAAAGCGTGTGTGTACACTGAAGTGGGAGCATTGTTAATTAcgcatcatttactgtgttataaTATATTATctcagggggaagggaaatgaatGCGAATTCTGCATCTTTGTCCCTCCTTCTAATTTTTCTAGATAATGTACCAATGCTTTTCTGTACAGACAGAGCTTGCCTATGCAGGGTAACTCATGCTTCTCTCTCTGCACCAGGCTTTTGCATAATGCATTGGGTGACACCAACGGTCCCTTTAAAGCATCTCTGGTGTGTTACATGAGCCCCGTGGAGTCAGTTGGggttgtcagggagctgaggagaggagggggagctgTTGGTTATTCAAAGCTGCCACTGGCAAGGAAAGACAAACCAGTCCCGAACGGAGTATAAAAATCCTCTTGATGCCGTTAACGGTGTGCTAGGATTGCTAAGACCAAGCATTTCTGCAGAGCTATCACAGAAATGGATGTGATCACTTACTCTGTGCAGTTGTTGGAAACTTACCTTCCAAGGAGACCTTTCTTGCAGCCTCTGTGGGACCATCTGCGTTTACATTACTCTACAGCCCTGAGGTCTCCCCTCTTTCCAGTAGTCCTTACTGTTTCTGCCTACATCCTTTTCTGCATTCCATACCTGATCTTCAATCTGATGGGAAGGAGATGGCCTTTCATCCACAAGTATAAAATTCAGCAGAACAGGAATCCCACCACTGATATGATCCTGCATTGTCTTGTGGTCACCCTTACCAACCACCTGTTCTTCATCTTTCCTGCTGCGGTGGCTCAGTGGTACTGGAGACCACCCATTCCTCTCCCTGAGGAACCCCCAAGTGTATCAGAAGTGGTTGCAGGGGTGACAGGCTGCCTACTATTATTTGATTTCCAATATTTCATCTGGCATATGATTCACCACAAGAATAGGTGGCTTTACAAGACTTTCCATGCCATCCATCATGACTACATGGCTCCTTTCTCTTTGGCTACCCAGTGCCTTGGGGGATGGGAACTGattacagtagggttttggactACAGCAAACCCCATCATTCTAAAGTGTCATCTTCTGACCACGTGGATTTTCATGGTGTTTCACGTGTACGTATCAGTGGAAGATCACTGTGGTTATGACTTTCCGTGGTCAACATCACGCCTCATCCCATTTGGGATCTTTGGTGGTACTGTAAAACATGATGTGCACCATCAGAAACCCATGAGCAACTATGCCCCTCATTTCACCCACTGGGACAAAATCTTTGGAACTCATGCTGATTTCTGTCCCTCTAAGGGCTACCTGGAGCCCATTACTCCCAATGAAACCTGCCGTGCCAGCAAACACATGGACGCTTTGTATGATGAGAGCGTACCTCCAATACTACGAACAGCAGAGGAGAAGAATGAATAAAGGACAGTCTAAAGAAATATTCTCTTCTCTCTAAGAAATGAATACAGAAAGCTGCAGTTATCACATGGAAATAGTGTTACTCTAGTAACAATAATAGAGATGAAGTTGATGGAGCTTTACTTGAACAATTTGTGTTGGTATCGCTGTTAGGCGCAAATTTTCTCATTATACCGTGTCTGTAAAGTTTCTAATTTTCATGGTTATTTGGGAACATTGTGCACTTACTCCGTCGATGCACATTTCTACAGGGCCAAATGAATCATATGAGCCCTGTGGCAAATAATGCACATTGATAGCATTTGCACACACTGTTAGTAAATGCTCTCCTTTATGCTTTTGTGCACATCTCCCAAAACTTTGCACAGGGATTGCAATATATAGTGCACATTGTGTATCAGGTCAATTTGACTTGCATTATAATGTGCACACATCAGTAAGGGGAAATGATACTATATCATCATGTGCACATATGTAACAAGGGCACTGGTACTGTACTGAGTGTACAAATCAGATAGCTAGACAAGTTCCATATTGTTCTGCAGTGTGTTTACTGTATCACAGATACAAACTTTTGTTGAATTAGATTCTTCACATGCCATAAGGTGTATTAGAACCATATTATAGTGTACAGATGGGGGGTGATCACATCAGAAAGACATACTAATAACAGAATATGGGTGATGCACAGTGCTTGTATGCTATATTTTTTGGTTGCAGCTGTCTACTAGTACTGCCTTATATTACAAACATGGTGGAATCCTTTCGTATCATTTTGCAGATAGGCTGTGGATTTAGTGCAGATGTTTTGCTGTTACAGTGAAGTCCATTAGATTGATTTGAGATCTAGTGGTATCCAGTGGTGCAAAAAGACTGTAACATTCTGTTTTGGtgtttgtttgggggtttttttgtgtgcatATTTTCATTGCATATTATCATTAGTATTTTTAAATGCACATATTAAACAACAGATTAAAAAATATTGCCAAAATATTGGAGTCTATTATTGGAATGATATGGAGAATGGTATCACCTGCATTTCATTGCTTATTCATTGATATAATTAACCCTATATAGGGGTTgatatattcaaagtgatttaaccgggcaggaagTCTCCTATGCGGGGctatccagggatattcagcgttaattaaccagacagtgccactgagtaTCCCCTTTAAGGGCCTACACCGAAACCAGCTATgttgtgggcagtccaggggtggtatcagcacttatgtggttaaaagCCTTATCTGGATAAGGTAACCAGGCAAATTGGACCACGTAAAACACAGCCCTGTCTTTTCTGGTTTCACTTATCCAGTTAAGAGCTGCACATTGGCCTTTACTGGATAAGTGTTGGCCATCTGGACATACCCAGATAGTCAATGTCGGTGCCCGGAAATAGtctggcaatgaatatccaggcCTAAAGCCGGCAGCAGCTAAAAAATTGCTCACTACTGCCAGATGAATATTTACCTCATAATGTATAAACAAATGCACTTAGGCATTCCGCGGTAGTTTGGGCAGCAGCGTTCTGCTTGCCAGCaacgtagcaagggcggggcggtgggggaggtctGCCCCAGctgcacgccactggaggggtgcagagagcagccgcatgcctgtcagctctgctgttcccatgctccctctgccccggaacaagttacttcctgttccggggcagagggagcagggagccagcggagctgagagctgcgcggctgctcccagcagctaagaatgcacccggggggggggggggtgtcattgcgccagggggggtgtcttgctgcacccggagggggggggtgcgcatcggcagtccgtcccaggtggcagctgacctaggtacaccactgcagcTCGCTACTCTCACAGTAAaaagagagtaggcatgcctgcgctTATCAGGTAGTGCAGGCACATTACCGCACACTATGCAATTATCGCAAGAGTAGCACGgaagcctcctaaataggtggcggtaagggctcccaattgtaatggccatgtgcaaatggggaaattagcacgtagccataaaaaaaaaaacgattgcagacatttttctgccaCACTAGAAAGTGGCTGGAGCGCATGGCAAACCCACTCTCTAgagcaccatagtaaaaggaccccttggtgtaaTAATGAAAGTCAGAGCACTGTTCATCCAGGGCAAAATATTAGAAGTGAATCTTTAGGAtgcaaatgtttatttatttattacatttgtatcccacattttcccaccttatttgcaggttcaatgtggcttacatagtgccataAAGGCTTCCAACCACTATTTTATTTACGGGTATACAAAAAAAACTTCAGTTAAGTGACACAATTAGTTTCTGCCTGTATTCACAGAAGGAACatgcaaaataaaacaacaagACTTTTCTCactagaattttaataaaattaTTCACCAACTTGAAAAGCTCAggcatccttttacaaaggcatgctgaaaaatggcttgcggtagtgtaggcgcgggttttgggtgcacgctaatctgtttttcagcacgcctgtgaaaaaggccttttttgccaaaaatggacgtgcatcaaaatcaaaattgccgcacgtccattttgagtctgagatcttaccgccagccattgacctagcggtaaggaatctggGCACttatgacctacatgcgtcaaatgccacttggcgtgcgtctgttacacgtgtctgaaaataaaaaatatttttcagatgtgcatatcagacgtgccaaaaatgaaattactgcaagagccacgcagtagtcgggcggtgactccattttggcgcatgttaggagcgcgtagatgcttacgcggcttagtaaaagggcccctcaatgaattATGTTAGCAGGAGGGTTATCAACTTTCTCCATGTTATTCGTACCGGTTGAGCCCATTTTGTTTTAACTCCCATtcagccctggattaaccattaagcaaaataagcacggGCTTGGGGCACCACAGAGTTTTTTTCCCCTAGCTctcatgcccttaactctttcactgccgcCTGCCACtcccattatccaacatgaatttcagtgtttttctgatcatTATAAACTACACTTATTGagtcttagggtcctgtttacaaaggcgcactagcgtcctttaatgcatgctaaaaattagctcacactaactgtgtaggtgccaataggaatattgtgggtatGCGCTAATATTAGTGAGCGCTAATGAACagtagtgcgcctttgtaaacagggtccttaatgtcttgtcagttaagcaatggaagcACTGAGGAGCACATTGTTGTgctgtgcttagggcatcagttggcTTAATCCGGCCCTGCTCCCATGACAACTATATACTTATAGGGGTTGATATTGAAAAGGCTGTTGTCttgttaaaccccactgagctagtTGGCTACTGATATTTACCAatatttaactgaataatgtAGTGGAATTTCTCCACTAACCAGCCAATCCCTAATACCCAATAGCTAGGTTGGGAATGGAACTTAAATGGTTAGTGGTGGTATTCagccattaaggggcccttttacaaagcagcagtagggctaccacACATGTAGTGTGGtagccaaattgacactaccacctggttaacatgcCCACCTGGTGGTAATGTCAAATTTTTCTACTTTGTACTGTGGGGGCAataatcagcagcatggccacattggcatgcactacatatatttatttagattttgctcacacctttttcagtagtagctcaaggtgaattacattcaggtactctggatatttctctgtcccaggagtgctcacaatctaagtttgtacctgagacaatggagggttaagtgacttgcccaagatcacaaggagcagcagtgggatttgatccggCCACCTcgggattacaagactggtgctctaaccactaggccacttttccACTAGATGAGTAGTGCACTAGGTCAATGGATGTCAGTAAAGGGCTCAGGCGGTAAATAATCACATGCTACCTTTAATTCTAGcatatggccatttactgccctcattgaaaatgcctttttccccagccacggtaaaaaatagcccagcgcgcaccaaaaacacacacccacactaccacaggccactttttaccatggtttaataaaaggacccctaagttaggatAGACAAAAGAAAGACTGTCTGAACTTTGGGCTCCttctacaaagccacactagcaattcttATGTGGCAAATGTGATGAAACCCATTTAATTcccatgggctttgtcacatttgccacaAGGGAATTGCTAGGGCAGCTTTGTGAAAGGAGTCCTTTATGCGCCAAGTTAATTggacactggtctgaatattggctgatgcCCATTTAACTTCCAGGTCAGCTCCAATACCCAGATATTGAATGCCATGGGCAATACATGTCCCAGCAATGAATATATAGTATTAGGTCAGCCTATGGCTGGAAGCAGCTTATAAGACTAAAAGCCCATAGATACAACATGAAGAGTTCTGGTAGCCTTAACCTATAAGATATGATCTAATACAGGTCTTGTCTTTAGCCTTCTTTTGGTTTTTTTAAGGCATTGATATTCATTGATCTGTGGGATGAATAAGCCACACTGAGGACCTGGAAGAGTTACATGTGGTTCTTAAGTCATagtgaatatatttggcctaCAGAACTCTTTCTTGAGAGTTGAAATTTAAAGCTTTGTCCCGgaaaagcaattaaaaaaattCACAACTAATTGTAGTAGTCTATTGGCAATAACAAATTTTTCATTGTATCTTTtacattattttcttttttccttatcTGTTCTCCCTTCTTTGTaacctctcactctctctttgtGTCTCTTTGTGAGAATCTTCACAACAAAACTCTTACCCTAATGAGTAAACGATATGCCAAGACAGCCTGCCAAGAGCGAGAAAGTGCCCTGGGGTAACCTCAAGTAACACAGGGTAACCTCTATTCTTCCTCTGATTTTCTAGCCTAGAAATCTGTGGTTGTGGTGTTATGTGCAGTAAAGCTCCAACAGGCAGCACCTCCAGTAGCCGTACAAAATCCCAAACCCTTCTGATGGCAGCCTGGCATTTGACTGCCAACACCTGCTCAATGTATCCTAGCAACCAAGACAAAATGATGAACGGCACATGAAATCTTAATCAATtacttttcagttttgttttcaaaatgaacaGGTTTCATTTTGGTTAAGACACTCACAGTGTTGGTTTTTCCTTTGGTTGTTTATTCATGCCAGGGAAAAAAGCCTTTCAACTCAGAAATGCAGGCATTGTTGGTCGGGGTAGGAAGTTACTGTACCAGCCACTAATAAAGCAGAGAGCTTTTGTTCATTTTCTTTAATTACAGTATAATTACAGTACAATTAAGAAAACACAAAAggaacattttattttaaaaaaatgttcaaaaacgAATCAATCTAGAACTAATGATTTGTGAAATCCCAATGTGTAGTTCTCCCAGCTAgtgttctgaggtttttttttaaagcaattgtAATCAGTCAAAGGAATTGCGATGCATGGATAGGTTGTTTTTAGTATCTCAATAGATTCGCACGGGCCCGTGAACCACCCCGTTTCCTGGTGGAGTACTTGCCAGTGGCATTGTCACAGGTGGTCCTGGGTGGGcagaggcccacccagcagtggcacacCCTTATTATATAGCCCAGTGTCCAGtggcgaccaaaaaagcaaacaggatgctaggaattattaggaaagagatggtaaataagaccaagaatattataatgcctctgtattgctccatggtgcgacctcgccttgagtattgctttcagttctagttgctgtatttcaaaaaagatatagcagaattagaaaagattcaaagaagaatgaccaaaatgataaaggggatgaaacttctctcatatgaggaaaggctaaagaggttagggctcttcagcttggaaaagagatgactgagggggatatgattgagtacaaaatcctgagtggtatagaacgaatagaagtg
This genomic interval from Microcaecilia unicolor chromosome 1, aMicUni1.1, whole genome shotgun sequence contains the following:
- the LOC115461554 gene encoding cholesterol 25-hydroxylase-like protein 1, member 2 encodes the protein MDVITYSVQLLETYLPRRPFLQPLWDHLRLHYSTALRSPLFPVVLTVSAYILFCIPYLIFNLMGRRWPFIHKYKIQQNRNPTTDMILHCLVVTLTNHLFFIFPAAVAQWYWRPPIPLPEEPPSVSEVVAGVTGCLLLFDFQYFIWHMIHHKNRWLYKTFHAIHHDYMAPFSLATQCLGGWELITVGFWTTANPIILKCHLLTTWIFMVFHVYVSVEDHCGYDFPWSTSRLIPFGIFGGTVKHDVHHQKPMSNYAPHFTHWDKIFGTHADFCPSKGYLEPITPNETCRASKHMDALYDESVPPILRTAEEKNE